The proteins below come from a single Columba livia isolate bColLiv1 breed racing homer chromosome 26, bColLiv1.pat.W.v2, whole genome shotgun sequence genomic window:
- the HTR1D gene encoding 5-hydroxytryptamine receptor 1D — MTQYNRSAELALQSSENKSLNFTEALDERTLLGLKISLSVLLSVITLATILANVFVVITIFLTRKLHTPANYLIGSLAVTDLLVSVLVMPISIAYTVTHTWAFGQVLCDIWLSSDITCCTASILHLCVIALDRYWAITDALEYAKRRTAGRAALMIAVVWMISVSISVPPFFWRQVKAHEEIAKCAVNTDQISYTIYSTCGAFYIPSVLLLILYGRIYVAARSRILKPPSLYGKRFTTAHLITGSAGSSLCSINASLHEGHSHPGGSPIFINHVQIKLADSVLERKRISAARERKATKTLGIILGAFIFCWLPFFVMSLVLPICQDACWFHPILLDFFTWLGYLNSLINPVIYTAFNEEFKQAFQKLIHFKKGLP; from the coding sequence ATGACTCAGTATAACCGCTCAGCAGAGCTCGCTCTCCAGAGCTCAGAAAATAAGTCATTAAATTTCACCGAAGCTTTGGATGAAAGGACGCTATTAGGGCTGAAGATTTCACTGTCAGTCCTCCTGTCTGTTATAACTTTGGCAACAATCCTTGCAAATGTTTTCGTTGTTATTACCATTTTTCTCACTAGAAAGCTCCACACACCTGCAAATTACCTCATCGGCTCCTTGGCCGTGACCGATCTTCTAGTGTCCGTCCTCGTGATGCCCATCAGCATCGCTTACACTGTCACCCACACATGGGCCTTCGGCCAGGTGTTGTGTGACATCTGGTTGTCGTCAGACATCACGTGCTGCACGGCCTCGATCCTGCACCTCTGCGTCATCGCGCTGGACCGATACTGGGCCATCACGGATGCTCTGGAATATGCCAAGCGCCGAACAGCTGGCCGCGCGGCGCTCATGATCgctgtggtctggatgatctcTGTTAGCATTTCCGTGCCACCGTTTTTCTGGAGGCAGGTGAAGGCTCATGAAGAAATCGCAAAGTGCGCCGTGAACACGGATCAAATTTCCTACACGATTTATTCCACTTGTGGAGCTTTCTACATCCCCAGCGTGCTCCTCTTAATATTATATGGTAGAATTTATGTAGCAGCGCGATCCAGGATTCTGAAGCCACCCTCGCTATATGGGAAACGATTTACTACCGCTCACCTGATTACCGGCTCTGCCggctcttccctctgctcaATTAACGCCAGCCTGCACGAAGGGCATTCCCATCCAGGTGGATCCCCAATATTTATCAATCATGTTCAGATAAAACTTGCAGATAGTGTCCTGGAAAGGAAGAGAATTTCTGctgcaagagaaaggaaagccaCCAAAACTTTAGGTATTATTCTGGGcgctttcattttctgctggcTGCCTTTTTTTGTCATGTCCCTGGTCCTACCCATCTGCCAAGACGCTTGTTGGTTTCATCCCATCCTGTTGGACTTCTTTACGTGGTTAGGTTACTTAAACTCATTGATTAATCCTGTCATTTATACAGCTTTTAATGAAGAATTTAAACAGGCTTTCCAAAAACTAATACATTTCAAGAAGGGTTTGCCTTGA